One Paenibacillus sp. FSL H7-0737 DNA segment encodes these proteins:
- a CDS encoding LCP family protein: MKESKMKKIKKRYIALIVLVVIIAGGFLFRNSLAVLAFDLFLSDRVETKLKEESYQPLKDDNKVKPEPVVYKSDPFSIMLLGTDQRDNETARSDTMMYAVVRPEDYKILLISIPRDTYTEIIGHKDNKKDKITHAYAFGGQQMAKDSLEALLGHDIQYYATINFQGLKDAVDAIGGVPLPIKKDIVNKGKDHEKFTIEAGKSLYNGQEALNYTRYREDSDFNRTKRQQVFIDVVANKMLSISQIGNIPKLLDIMGDNFKTDIEPSMIISLAKKFMGGKGMDISSFTVMGEGKRMDGVYYDIVDEEDLSEAKAMIDNWMSAATPVDQLIEPGKASNALEPKSTAVTQ, translated from the coding sequence ATGAAGGAATCAAAGATGAAAAAAATAAAGAAAAGATATATCGCCCTCATTGTTCTTGTTGTTATTATAGCGGGAGGCTTTCTGTTTCGTAATTCCCTGGCTGTATTAGCCTTCGACCTCTTTTTGTCTGATCGGGTTGAAACTAAGCTAAAGGAAGAATCTTACCAGCCGCTTAAGGATGATAATAAGGTTAAGCCAGAACCGGTTGTGTACAAGAGCGATCCGTTCTCAATTATGCTCTTAGGTACCGATCAACGTGATAATGAAACGGCACGTTCAGATACCATGATGTACGCTGTTGTTCGGCCTGAGGACTATAAGATCCTGCTCATTTCTATTCCGCGTGATACGTATACGGAAATTATTGGTCATAAGGATAATAAAAAGGATAAGATTACACATGCCTATGCTTTTGGGGGGCAACAGATGGCCAAGGATTCTCTAGAAGCTCTGCTTGGTCATGATATTCAATATTATGCGACAATAAATTTCCAAGGACTCAAGGATGCTGTAGATGCTATTGGAGGCGTTCCGCTGCCGATTAAGAAAGACATTGTGAACAAGGGTAAGGATCATGAAAAGTTTACAATTGAAGCTGGAAAGTCGCTTTATAACGGACAAGAAGCACTGAACTATACGCGCTATCGTGAGGATAGTGACTTTAACCGTACCAAACGCCAACAGGTTTTTATTGATGTTGTAGCGAATAAAATGTTATCGATCAGTCAAATTGGCAACATTCCGAAGTTGCTGGATATTATGGGAGATAATTTCAAAACCGATATAGAGCCTTCGATGATCATTAGTCTAGCCAAAAAATTCATGGGCGGAAAAGGCATGGATATCTCAAGCTTCACAGTTATGGGTGAAGGTAAACGTATGGATGGTGTTTATTATGATATCGTTGATGAAGAGGATTTGAGTGAAGCTAAGGCGATGATCGACAACTGGATGAGTGCAGCAACACCTGTAGATCAACTAATTGAGCCGGGAAAAGCAAGTAATGCACTGGAGCCTAAATCAACAGCAGTTACGCAATAA
- a CDS encoding D-alanyl-D-alanine carboxypeptidase family protein, whose product MKRRIVVGAIAAVLVVVLIAVWRPTGLGFKPNIDAESAVLLDMDTGDIWVDINGDVPMPPASVSKLMTEMIVLDQISSGMIRWEDRVPISAYASKMGGTSLSLKRGEFYTIRELFEGVTIYSANDATVALAEYMAGSEASFVLMMNDKAHSLGLSSRTIFTNATGLSGKDLGFTDPNMHISGETMMTARDTAKLAAALIHHHPDILNISSRTQMHLKNKGLYVSNSNFMLPAMGGIYAYEGTDGLKTGHNNRAGYCIAGSAQRDGHRLIAVVMGAKTYESRFEGAAKLFDYGFFRGLQSGDRVKHMMNPLRIRN is encoded by the coding sequence ATGAAGAGACGGATAGTAGTGGGGGCAATCGCAGCTGTATTAGTCGTTGTCTTAATTGCGGTATGGAGGCCAACTGGGCTTGGTTTTAAACCGAATATTGACGCGGAATCAGCAGTGCTTCTAGATATGGATACCGGAGATATATGGGTGGATATTAATGGTGATGTACCCATGCCACCGGCCAGTGTATCTAAATTAATGACAGAAATGATTGTGCTGGATCAAATCTCCTCTGGAATGATTAGATGGGAGGATAGAGTCCCAATTAGTGCCTATGCAAGTAAAATGGGCGGCACAAGCCTCTCATTGAAGCGGGGAGAATTCTATACTATAAGAGAATTATTCGAAGGAGTCACTATTTATTCTGCCAACGATGCTACTGTTGCATTGGCTGAGTATATGGCTGGTTCAGAAGCCTCTTTTGTGCTCATGATGAACGACAAGGCACATAGTCTAGGCTTATCTTCTCGTACAATATTTACTAATGCAACGGGCCTATCAGGTAAGGATCTTGGTTTCACTGATCCGAATATGCATATCAGCGGTGAGACTATGATGACAGCTCGTGATACCGCTAAATTGGCTGCCGCACTAATCCATCATCATCCGGATATTCTCAATATTTCCAGCCGTACACAAATGCATTTGAAGAATAAGGGGCTATATGTAAGTAATAGCAATTTCATGTTGCCAGCTATGGGTGGCATTTACGCTTATGAGGGTACAGATGGTTTAAAGACTGGACATAATAACCGGGCAGGATACTGTATTGCAGGCTCGGCTCAGCGGGATGGGCATAGGCTTATTGCAGTCGTTATGGGGGCAAAGACTTATGAGAGCCGATTTGAAGGGGCAGCAAAATTATTTGATTACGGATTTTTCCGTGGTTTACAATCCGGTGATCGGGTTAAACATATGATGAATCCGCTCAGAATTAGGAACTAA
- the rpsF gene encoding 30S ribosomal protein S6 — MRKYEVMYIIRPDIEQEAVQAAVDKFQGIISNGGEITKHEVQGKRRLAYEIKKFRDGVYVLVNFNAEPAVVTELERLMKISDEVIRYLITNDVA, encoded by the coding sequence ATGCGCAAATATGAAGTGATGTACATTATTCGTCCTGACATTGAACAAGAAGCCGTTCAAGCAGCAGTCGATAAATTCCAAGGCATCATCTCCAATGGCGGGGAAATTACAAAGCACGAAGTGCAAGGTAAACGCCGTCTTGCGTATGAGATCAAGAAATTCCGTGATGGCGTTTATGTTTTGGTTAACTTCAATGCAGAACCTGCAGTAGTTACTGAATTAGAACGTCTTATGAAGATTTCTGACGAAGTTATTCGTTATCTCATTACGAACGACGTTGCTTAA
- the opp4A gene encoding oligopeptide ABC transporter substrate-binding protein, whose amino-acid sequence MNNKKICRLLLTLLVMATLLSACSRTTSSSNPLSSRHNVVDDKPQAGGVVTYGFSSPFTGLFEPAFYEGEDDFHVLEFITEPMFQVNDELVTVPNIASWQESDDHKVFTFKIKPGIRWHNGDELTVEDWKFAIETIASPDYTGSHYYSVEMIQGAEAYHEGEAKGISGLKVIDPYTLKITVTAARVNTIDSLWPYPMNKKYYTGIAVKDMPESDQMRKSPIGIGPFEVEHIQPGQRVEMKRFDQYYKGKALLDGIVYKAFDDKEVAERFQSGEIDIESAPRDAYDDLKELDNINILQTAELGYEYIGFKFGHWDTETETIVMDNPKFEDKRLRQAMYYALDREGIIKAYSHGLAEAVETPISSTSWAKIPDTEINAYLYNPTKAKELLDAAGFLDLDGDGLREDPKGQKLMIHFDSMLGSQTAELRTNAILRNWRDVGLDVQLNGGALKEFHAFYDAVEADDPSIELFYGVWGLASDPDPTGLWRENDLWNYPRWSSERNEELIREGVSMKAYDMDYRKEIYYEWQKLVNEEVPMIFFAERKAIVPVNKRLQGVRVNSMSTIIDPYKWWIKEEDEK is encoded by the coding sequence ATGAATAATAAGAAAATATGCAGGTTGTTGTTAACGCTGCTCGTGATGGCAACTCTATTGTCAGCATGTAGTAGAACAACTTCTAGCAGTAATCCATTATCTTCGCGGCATAATGTAGTAGACGATAAGCCACAAGCTGGTGGAGTAGTTACCTACGGATTCTCCTCACCATTTACGGGTTTGTTTGAGCCTGCTTTTTATGAAGGTGAAGATGATTTTCATGTGCTGGAATTTATTACTGAGCCGATGTTTCAGGTAAATGATGAACTAGTGACGGTTCCTAATATCGCCTCTTGGCAGGAATCTGATGATCATAAAGTATTTACCTTTAAAATTAAACCGGGAATCCGTTGGCATAACGGTGATGAATTAACGGTAGAGGATTGGAAATTCGCAATTGAAACTATTGCTAGTCCAGATTATACGGGCTCGCATTATTATAGTGTTGAAATGATTCAGGGTGCAGAGGCATATCATGAGGGAGAAGCGAAGGGCATATCCGGATTGAAGGTTATAGATCCTTATACTTTGAAAATAACTGTAACTGCTGCACGGGTAAACACCATCGATAGTCTGTGGCCCTATCCGATGAATAAAAAATACTATACTGGAATTGCTGTTAAAGATATGCCTGAAAGTGACCAGATGCGAAAATCTCCTATAGGTATTGGCCCTTTTGAGGTTGAACATATTCAGCCTGGCCAGAGGGTAGAAATGAAACGTTTTGATCAATATTACAAGGGCAAAGCGCTATTGGATGGGATAGTGTATAAGGCATTTGACGATAAGGAAGTGGCTGAACGCTTTCAATCAGGAGAGATTGACATAGAGTCAGCCCCTCGGGATGCTTATGATGATCTAAAAGAACTGGATAACATTAACATCCTGCAAACTGCTGAGCTAGGCTATGAATATATAGGTTTTAAATTCGGGCATTGGGATACGGAAACCGAGACCATCGTAATGGATAACCCTAAATTTGAAGACAAAAGATTACGGCAAGCTATGTATTATGCTTTAGATCGTGAAGGGATCATCAAAGCATATTCCCACGGTCTAGCTGAGGCTGTAGAGACTCCAATATCTAGCACTAGCTGGGCGAAGATCCCTGATACTGAGATTAATGCTTATCTGTATAATCCTACAAAGGCCAAGGAACTGCTGGATGCTGCTGGGTTCTTGGATCTAGATGGTGACGGATTACGAGAAGACCCAAAGGGCCAGAAGCTGATGATCCATTTTGATTCTATGCTAGGCAGTCAAACAGCAGAGCTACGTACTAATGCCATTTTAAGAAATTGGCGTGATGTTGGACTCGATGTACAGCTGAACGGTGGAGCCTTAAAGGAATTCCATGCTTTCTACGATGCAGTGGAAGCCGATGATCCGTCTATCGAACTATTTTACGGAGTATGGGGGTTAGCGAGTGATCCCGATCCAACAGGTCTATGGAGAGAAAATGATCTATGGAACTATCCCCGTTGGTCTTCCGAGCGGAATGAAGAGCTGATTCGTGAAGGCGTAAGTATGAAGGCATACGATATGGATTATCGTAAAGAAATATACTATGAGTGGCAGAAGCTGGTTAATGAAGAGGTGCCTATGATCTTTTTTGCCGAACGAAAAGCGATAGTTCCAGTAAATAAGCGCCTACAGGGCGTTCGCGTGAATTCTATGAGTACGATTATAGACCCTTATAAATGGTGGATTAAGGAAGAGGACGAAAAATAA
- a CDS encoding MazG-like family protein: protein MPKDLDVAKRAKVIEWLKTEVIDQVSRLFKALWEGSTTRVGDSLASLIMSSYILGRRLGIPYRQLDDLLLEKLRKHKQEGHQLEEWYQDISALEEHMRKR from the coding sequence GTGCCGAAGGATCTGGATGTCGCTAAACGCGCCAAGGTAATTGAATGGTTAAAAACAGAAGTGATTGACCAAGTTTCACGGTTATTTAAAGCGTTATGGGAAGGCAGTACTACCCGTGTGGGCGACAGCCTGGCTAGTTTGATTATGAGCTCTTATATTTTGGGCCGCAGACTAGGGATTCCCTATCGTCAATTAGATGACTTGCTACTCGAGAAGCTCAGAAAGCATAAGCAGGAAGGGCATCAACTGGAAGAATGGTATCAAGATATATCTGCTTTAGAAGAACATATGCGTAAGAGGTGA
- the ssb gene encoding single-stranded DNA-binding protein: MLNRIILIGRLTRDPELRYTPAGVAVTQFTLAVDRNFTGQNGEREADFIPVVTWRQLAETCANYLRKGRLTAVEGRIQVRNYENNEGKRVYVTEVIADNVRFLESSQSREGGNTSSGASSMPEEPAYGGGGNAGRGNNNNNFSRNNNTQDPFSGDGKPIDISDDDLPF; encoded by the coding sequence TTGTTGAACCGTATCATTTTGATCGGACGGTTGACCCGTGACCCGGAACTTCGTTATACTCCCGCTGGTGTTGCCGTAACGCAATTTACGCTAGCCGTAGATCGTAACTTTACGGGCCAGAATGGTGAACGTGAGGCAGACTTCATCCCGGTTGTAACCTGGAGACAGCTAGCAGAAACCTGTGCCAATTACTTGCGCAAAGGTCGTCTGACAGCAGTGGAAGGACGCATCCAAGTGCGGAATTATGAGAATAACGAAGGCAAACGTGTATACGTAACTGAAGTTATTGCTGATAATGTTCGTTTCCTGGAATCTTCACAGAGCCGTGAAGGTGGAAATACTTCAAGTGGTGCAAGTAGTATGCCTGAAGAGCCAGCATATGGTGGCGGTGGTAACGCTGGACGCGGAAATAACAACAATAATTTCTCGCGTAACAACAATACTCAAGATCCTTTTTCGGGCGATGGTAAACCGATTGATATATCGGATGATGATTTGCCATTTTAA
- a CDS encoding endonuclease MutS2, which yields MNLQSLNTLEYEIIKTELGRHAVSYVGKKAVEELMPMTYLPTIQRAMEETSEAKELLERGSSVPIPSLEGIEWIMSLMGTGYLYSEQDLTAVATFLKSCSQLRKYMVSKEQSAPRIASYASSLMELNHVREAIDRCIRFGAIDDGASKGLERVRKRIVVAKERLHKKIDGIMSRHQSILQENIYSQRGGRYVIPVKREYHKQIKGSVLDQSTSGQTVFIEPDEIAALQIELDLLLGEEAREEAVILSMLTSLVEQEQAALHLNIEATGTYDFIFAKAKYARTLGASSVTLNAKGFLKMIGGRHPMLKGMIPINLEVGKGYKSLIITGPNTGGKTVVLKTLGLLTIMAQSGLLIPVEEGSEFTIFTDVISVIGDGQSLAQSLSTFSAQMKSIEGMLRDASKGVLLLIDELAAGTDPGEGIALSIAILEELSRKGANIIVTTHFNELKAFAAATTGFQNARMEFDKETLQPLYRLTIGEAGESYALQIAKKLGIQDNVIKRSWEIVEAQQQRLQKGSGEAWGNLFSKDGEQEYDALPVEEHGNAEEEAAPSDRSKEKLIQFEIGDAVVVTSLGRTGIVYEKRDHLGMVGVMIQKQKMKINHKRLKPYLSKEELYPEEYDFDIIFESKDTRKKRKLMQRKHVEGLTITHRDEE from the coding sequence GTGAATTTACAAAGTCTAAACACGCTGGAATACGAAATCATTAAAACAGAGCTTGGGCGCCACGCAGTATCTTATGTAGGAAAAAAAGCTGTAGAAGAGCTTATGCCAATGACCTATTTGCCGACGATTCAAAGAGCAATGGAGGAAACTTCTGAAGCTAAAGAACTGCTGGAACGAGGATCGAGTGTACCCATTCCTTCATTAGAAGGCATTGAGTGGATCATGTCATTAATGGGGACTGGATATTTGTACAGTGAACAAGATTTGACTGCGGTTGCTACATTTCTTAAGAGCTGTAGTCAACTGCGAAAATATATGGTCTCTAAAGAACAGAGCGCTCCACGGATTGCTTCATATGCATCCTCGTTGATGGAGTTAAATCACGTGAGGGAGGCTATTGATCGTTGTATCCGTTTCGGTGCGATTGATGATGGAGCAAGTAAGGGGTTAGAGCGAGTTCGTAAACGGATTGTAGTGGCTAAAGAACGTCTTCATAAAAAAATCGACGGAATTATGTCACGCCATCAATCGATTTTGCAGGAGAATATTTATAGTCAGCGAGGTGGACGTTACGTTATCCCCGTAAAACGGGAATATCATAAACAAATAAAAGGATCGGTGCTTGATCAATCCACAAGTGGACAGACGGTGTTTATTGAACCAGACGAGATCGCTGCTCTCCAAATTGAGCTTGATTTGCTTTTGGGTGAAGAGGCGCGAGAAGAAGCCGTAATCCTCAGCATGCTGACTAGCTTGGTAGAACAGGAACAGGCTGCCCTGCACCTTAATATTGAGGCTACGGGTACGTATGATTTTATTTTTGCTAAAGCTAAATATGCACGAACGCTGGGGGCATCTTCTGTTACGCTGAATGCGAAAGGCTTTCTAAAGATGATTGGAGGCAGGCATCCCATGCTGAAGGGGATGATTCCGATCAATCTGGAGGTAGGTAAGGGGTATAAATCCCTCATCATTACAGGCCCAAATACAGGTGGTAAAACTGTGGTCCTTAAGACACTAGGGCTGCTGACGATCATGGCTCAATCAGGGCTGTTGATTCCGGTCGAGGAGGGCAGCGAATTCACTATTTTTACGGATGTAATCAGTGTAATTGGCGACGGACAAAGTCTGGCACAATCACTCAGCACATTCTCGGCGCAAATGAAGAGTATTGAGGGAATGCTGAGAGATGCATCTAAAGGGGTGCTGCTGCTCATTGACGAGCTGGCGGCTGGTACGGATCCCGGGGAAGGCATTGCGCTCTCTATCGCGATTCTGGAAGAGCTGAGCCGTAAAGGGGCGAATATTATTGTTACTACACATTTTAATGAGCTAAAAGCCTTTGCAGCCGCAACGACGGGCTTTCAAAATGCGCGAATGGAATTTGATAAAGAAACGCTACAGCCGTTGTATCGATTGACGATTGGAGAAGCAGGGGAAAGTTACGCTCTGCAGATCGCTAAAAAGCTGGGGATACAGGATAACGTTATTAAGAGATCATGGGAAATCGTAGAGGCGCAGCAACAAAGGCTACAGAAAGGCAGCGGAGAGGCATGGGGAAATCTTTTCAGCAAAGATGGAGAACAGGAATATGATGCACTTCCAGTAGAGGAACATGGCAATGCAGAAGAAGAGGCTGCTCCATCTGACCGCAGCAAGGAGAAGCTGATTCAATTTGAAATTGGAGATGCAGTTGTGGTAACGTCACTCGGCCGGACAGGGATCGTATATGAGAAGAGAGATCATTTAGGAATGGTTGGGGTGATGATCCAGAAGCAAAAAATGAAAATTAACCATAAGCGGTTGAAGCCCTATCTTTCAAAAGAAGAGCTATACCCGGAGGAATATGACTTTGATATTATTTTTGAGAGTAAGGATACACGTAAAAAGCGCAAGCTGATGCAGCGTAAGCATGTTGAGGGTTTAACGATTACGCACAGAGATGAAGAATAG
- a CDS encoding DUF2232 domain-containing protein, whose amino-acid sequence MKFRWSSVAWSVVYLLLLLSLTTPLLIITTLFMIVPAVVLFTTLNTKQFVIHVLPVLLIVGLITPIYVLIAAYFLIPALVMGRWYKRHASAVSTVIAGTVTILGEFLLLLLLGTALFNFDLSNYVNDVLQMVNSPLSDLGTANPLFTDLGFTTEDVNKLSHMTVQMIPMTLIVSSFMIAVITHSIVRPILNSMNYAVPKMKPAREWRLSRSFIWYYLIGVVLQLFFSGSENNYILMISANLLPLLRIGFMIQAIGFFFFLAHERKWNKMVAILLAIPVILLPPLRIIGIIDLAFPLREYVTKSKR is encoded by the coding sequence TTGAAATTTCGCTGGTCATCTGTGGCTTGGAGCGTAGTATATTTACTTTTGCTGCTTAGTTTAACGACTCCACTGCTCATCATCACTACCCTATTTATGATTGTTCCGGCAGTAGTGTTATTCACTACGCTGAACACCAAACAATTCGTTATACACGTATTGCCGGTGTTGCTGATTGTTGGTCTGATTACACCTATTTATGTGCTGATCGCGGCGTATTTCTTAATACCTGCTCTGGTAATGGGACGTTGGTATAAAAGACATGCTTCAGCAGTATCTACCGTGATTGCAGGTACGGTTACGATTCTTGGAGAATTCCTGTTACTCTTATTACTCGGTACGGCGTTATTTAACTTTGATTTGTCTAACTATGTGAACGATGTGCTGCAGATGGTTAACTCGCCTCTGTCTGATCTTGGTACTGCTAATCCACTGTTTACTGATCTTGGATTTACGACTGAGGATGTAAACAAGCTAAGTCATATGACGGTTCAAATGATCCCAATGACTCTAATCGTAAGCTCTTTTATGATAGCTGTCATTACGCATTCTATTGTTCGTCCGATTCTGAACAGTATGAATTATGCAGTGCCTAAGATGAAGCCTGCTCGTGAATGGAGACTTTCGAGATCGTTTATTTGGTATTATTTGATTGGTGTGGTTCTTCAGCTCTTCTTCTCAGGATCAGAGAATAATTACATCCTCATGATTTCTGCCAATCTACTGCCGTTGCTACGAATTGGCTTTATGATTCAGGCGATTGGATTTTTCTTCTTCCTGGCGCATGAACGCAAATGGAACAAGATGGTTGCCATTCTGCTAGCAATACCGGTCATTTTGCTGCCGCCGCTACGCATTATCGGTATTATTGATCTTGCTTTCCCACTGCGGGAGTATGTGACGAAATCGAAACGATAG
- a CDS encoding CBS domain-containing protein: MNIAFFLLPKQEVACVTIDSTLRQTLERMEYHRYTAVPILNRNGEYAGTVTEGDLLWYMKESEGKVTFENASKFLLKDLPLRMNNRPVSIDADMEDLINLAKVQNFVPVVDDMNRFIGIVRRSQVIEYCEKFVSKQSQESL; the protein is encoded by the coding sequence ATGAATATTGCATTTTTTTTACTTCCGAAACAGGAAGTCGCTTGCGTAACGATCGATTCAACGCTACGCCAAACGTTGGAGAGGATGGAGTATCACCGTTATACTGCTGTCCCTATTTTGAACCGAAATGGAGAATACGCTGGTACGGTTACAGAGGGTGATCTGCTCTGGTATATGAAGGAATCCGAGGGCAAGGTTACTTTCGAGAACGCTTCAAAATTCTTGCTTAAAGATTTGCCGTTGAGGATGAATAACAGACCTGTCTCGATTGATGCGGATATGGAAGATCTGATTAATTTGGCTAAGGTACAGAACTTTGTTCCTGTAGTCGATGATATGAACCGGTTTATTGGCATCGTTCGCCGGAGTCAAGTCATAGAATATTGTGAGAAATTTGTATCAAAACAATCTCAAGAGTCATTATAG
- the rpsR gene encoding 30S ribosomal protein S18, giving the protein MAFKPREGADNDKRPARRGGRNKRKKVCFFTVNKITHIDYKDTELLKKFISERGKILPRRVTGTSAKYQRALTIAVKRSRQIALLPYTTE; this is encoded by the coding sequence ATGGCTTTTAAACCAAGAGAAGGCGCTGACAACGACAAAAGACCAGCACGTCGTGGTGGACGCAACAAGCGTAAAAAAGTTTGCTTTTTCACTGTGAACAAGATTACTCACATTGATTATAAAGATACCGAACTTCTTAAGAAGTTCATCAGCGAACGTGGAAAGATTTTGCCACGTCGTGTAACAGGTACAAGTGCAAAATACCAACGCGCTCTTACCATTGCTGTAAAACGCTCGCGTCAAATCGCGTTGCTTCCTTACACAACGGAATAG